The Plasmodium malariae genome assembly, chromosome: 3 genome window below encodes:
- the PmUG01_03031600 gene encoding mago nashi protein homologue, putative, with protein MSKKNKFSFRYYVGHEGKFGHEFLEFEFNSKGRLRYANNSNYKNDKIIRKEAYVSKSVLNELKRIIEESEICKESDKLWPVPDKIGKQELEIYLDGNEYYFTTSKIGSLSDVKQCSDPEGLRVFYYLVQDLKCFLFSLICLHFRIKPV; from the exons ATGtctaaaaagaataaattttcGTTTAgatatta TGTTGGACATGAAGGAAAGTTTGGGCATGAGTTTCTTGAGTTTGAATTTAATTCCAAGGGAAGACTAAGATATGCGAATAACTCAAATTACAagaatgataaaattatcaGAAAAGAAG CTTATGTAAGCAAGTCAGTATTAAACGAATTGAAGCGTATAATTGAAGAATCAGAAATATGTAAAGAAAGTGATAAATTATGGCCTGTACCAGATAAAATTGGAAAACAAGAactagaaatatatttagatgGAAATGAGTATTATTTTACAACGTCAAAAATTGGTTCACTGTCAGACGTAAAACAATGCAGTGACCCAGAGGGATTAAGAGTCTTTTACTATCTAGTGCAAGATCTAAAATGCTTTTTGTTTTCCCTcatatgtttacattttaGG ataAAACCTGTGTAA
- the PmUG01_03031700 gene encoding conserved Plasmodium protein, unknown function, whose protein sequence is MQVITADKIGLLKYIQCRTKSSVIQQELHPHLSRTVNNMTWSGGYGGYEESEITLCRTNGLVESFEFYEKEESPYISDTCSLSFLSCNNCIYTRMLNHHHSIIYDDLFNKDKEKYKNYSNIMPLYTCAKIIKNGIYKDYLLNDRLLVTVSNSGHVNVLKWGNGDKFKYLLNNKDEIKYQNDKDKRIQVYLKNYKNDILDNIQFKQIDEKDSTNIIIRKNEYANINIEDICKEYHYNNMISKENIIQSYILSNPVDASCVNELLTNRLAIGGYKNCLKVFDLFSGTYLWKSRNLGISLLNINCETLIKSINFLNDINVNVLAAATYDQKIILYDMRCQNKPVYIYDHYKTKNVSKSKFNYFDHNYSESDLVFTSICNNPHIYTEEQYNSTMGVHVTTNVNKKNQDDNTIVANGQTTNLIQEETKNSSIINEVHNVEHFPSSAEGQIFAKFNIQELQSRNMKIFDNIRKGKEPLPKEEPAVGTVAAEAEVNAQVDTTLRNAKRRKTDTTLLNIDPKENLPNRLLTPLHIKKEENCKNYLIKKFAYRDSQNMFVSDNYGNVYKFEILTGDKLLNYIYMKKCSHENVAYEKEGDWEKKKDDYLIKNKEQLYKFYKEYQKNNKTHMRNDLPVMWAKDNFDQFLITFIKKFKIHNGAISSLSLHKGKNLLCSASYDRFISILNIEKGEIIKRVHVGHVLTSCLLHSKFILENEHQMEQEQHTEAAPSLYLTDSSIETCDYLGEYRRVNNGNSKMDTSVGSQSSNEEDEEEYAAYDDEDEEEEDEKNENEEEEDEEEEDEEEEDEEEEDEEE, encoded by the exons ATGCAAGTAATAACAGCTGATAAAATAggcttattaaaatatatacaatgcAGGACAAAGAGTTCTGTTATTCAACAGGAACTCCACCCTCATTTGAGTAGAACAGTTAACAACATGACGTGGTCTGGAGGATATGG AGGATATGAAGAATCAGAAATAACTCTATGTAGAACGAATGGACTAGTTGAAAGCTTTGAATTTTATGAGAAAGAAGAAAGTCCCTATATTAGTGATACGTGCTCCTTATCATTTTTAAGCTGTAATAACTGTATTTATACAAGGATGCTGAACCATCATCatagtataatatatgatgatttatttaataaagacAAAGAAAAGTACAAAAATTACTCAAATATTATGCCTTTATATACGTGTgccaaaataataaaaaatggtatATATAAAGACTATCTATTAAATGATAGACTTTTAGTTACAGTAAGTAATAGCGGACATGTAAATGTGTTGAAATGGGGAAATGGCGATAAGTTtaaatatcttttaaataataaagacGAAATAAAATACCAAAATGATAAGGACAAAAGAATTCAAGTTTacttgaaaaattataagaatgATATACTGGACAATATTCAATTTAAACAAATTGACGAAAAGGATagtacaaatataattattagaaaaaatgagtatgcaaatattaacattgaagatatatgtaaagaatatcattataataatatgatatcaaaagaaaacataatacaatcttatattttaagtaatCCAGTTGATGCATCTTGTgttaatgaattattaacaaatcGACTAGCTATCGGTGGTTATAAAAATTGCTTAAAGgtatttgatttattttctGGTACTTATTTATGGAAATCTAGAAATTTAGGAAtaagtttattaaatataaattgtgAAACACTTATAAAATCTATAAATTTTCTCAATGATATAAATGTTAATGTATTAGCAGCTGCAACATAtgatcaaaaaattatactttatGATATGAGATGCCAAAATAAAcctgtttatatttatgatcATTATAAGACTAAAAATGTTAGCAAAAGTAAATTCAACTATTTTGATCATAATTATTCGGAGAGTGATCTTGTTTTCACATCCATATGTAATAAccctcatatatatacagaagAACAGTATAACAGTACCATGGGTGTACACGTTACTACTAatgttaacaaaaaaaatcaaGATGATAACACAATAGTAGCAAACGGACAAACTACAAATCTCATACAAGAAGAAACGAAAAACTCttcaataataaatgaagtaCATAACGTAGAGCATTTCCCCAGTTCTGCGGAAGGACAGATATTCGCTAAATTTAACATACAGGAGTTACAGTCAAGGAACATGAAAATTTTTGACAACATTCGAAAAGGGAAAGAACCACTACCAAAAGAAGAACCAGCAGTAGGAACAGTAGCAGCAGAAGCAGAGGTGAACGCACAGGTAGATACAACCTTACGAAATgcaaaaagaagaaaaacgGACACAACACTTTTAAACATTGACCCCAAGGAAAACCTTCCAAATCGACTTCTTACTCCCcttcatattaaaaaagaagagaactgtaaaaattatctaataaaaaaatttgcttATAGAGACAGTCAGAATATGTTTGTTTCAGATAATTATGGCAATGTATACAAATTTGAAATTTTAACTGgagataaattattaaattatatttatatgaaaaagtGCTCACATGAAAACGTTGCGTATGAAAAAGAGGGGGactgggaaaaaaaaaaggatgattatttaataaaaaataaagaacaattatacaaattttacaaagaatatcaaaaaaataataaaactcACATGAGAAATGATTTACCTGTTATGTGGGCTAAAGATAATTTCGatcaatttttaattacatttattaaaaaatttaaaattcatAATGGAGCCATATCGTCTTTAAGTTTACATAAGGGAAAAAACTTACTTTGCTCAGCAAGTTACGACAGATTTATAAgcatattaaatatagaaaaaggAGAAATTATTAAACGGGTACATGTTGGGCATGTACTAACTAGCTGTTTGTTGCATTCGAAATTTATTCTTGAAAATGAACATCAAATGGAGCAAGAACAGCATACAGAAGCTGCTCCTTCGTTATATTTAACCGATTCCTCCATCGAGACGTGCGATTATTTAGGTGAATACAGAAGGGTGAACAATGGAAATTCCAAAATGGACACATCTGTTGGTAGCCAGTCGTCTAATGAGGAGGACGAGGAAGAATATGCGGCATATGACGATGAggatgaagaagaagaggatgagaaaaatgaaaatgaagaagaagaggatGAGGAAGAAGAGGATGAGGAAGAAGAGGATGAGGAAGAAGAGGATGAGGAAGAATAG
- the PmUG01_03031800 gene encoding conserved Plasmodium protein, unknown function translates to MSSMKYFIFSLIWVVVYNERAKDNSFPLNQNKSSSELNGRILRLDTPEPWGDSETYEIRTRDRSGNLITTVFNRYGEALYYYTNKKERRKKKSSKGINS, encoded by the exons ATGAGTtcaatgaaatattttattttttctttaatatggGTAGTGGTATAC AATGAAAGGGCAAAGGACAATTCTTTTCcattaaatcaaaataa aagTTCCAGTGAATTAAACGGACGTATCTTAAG ACTAGACACACCAGAACCATGGGGAGATTCTGAAACATACGAAATAAGGACAAGGGATAGGTCAGGTAATTTGATTACTACAGTGTTTAATAGATACGGAGAagcattatattattatacaaataaaaaggagcgaagaaagaaaaaatcgagtaaaggaataaattcataa